The sequence below is a genomic window from Dictyostelium discoideum AX4 chromosome 5 chromosome, whole genome shotgun sequence.
AACTTGTCTAATTCTTTGGCTTTGAGAATGGATTGATAAAAAcccaataattttatttgttttattatcttttgcaatccaaattttattaaatcccATACTAAACTCTCTTTGAATCACTTGATTTGTGTTTGACCAAGATGGGTTCATtcttggttgttgttgttgtggatcatcattttcaatgaaattaataatatcttctgttaaattttcaactttttcaattataatatcattttcattgttactatttaaatattttaataatgaatctcTATTTAAATCACCTTTATATGAATGTAATTCtcttgtaattttaaatccacAATTTTCATAAACTTTAATTGCACGTGGATTGGTTTGAATAACTTCTAATACTATACTTTTAATACCATTCTCTTTAAAGGTTGATTTCATTTGAGAAATGGATTtctcaattaatttattacctCTTGCTGTTGGAATAACTCCTGTTGctgaattatataattttgttggatttttaaaattatctgGTGCAAGTAAAACAAATCCTtccaatttattttcatcattctCATTATATATACCTATAGAATGATCCATTGATATACCATCTCCTTGAATTTTTTGTGATAATGATTCTTCcgttaaaacaaatttaatcaCATAAtctgaaaatgaaaaattaaatacatctaaaaaaaaacataacaataaaataaatatttggaaattttaattttataagaaaaaattaatttaattattaattaatacctgttaattcttttaaattaaagtttggtccaattattttaattgttttcaTTGTTGagtttatattaatataaaattgtttaaaaaaaaaataaaaaataaaaaataaaaaaaaaaaaaaaaataaaaaacgaaaaaatcgttgtttttttgattctgagaaaaaaaacataaaaatttaattttggaaaaaGGAACATTGTTTGCATTGTAgtaaacaatttttatttgaaaattcatttgACCCAAcaggaattaaaaaaaaaaaaaaaaccaaaataatttagCATAATGGgtttaacaaaaaattaaaacagttttttttttttggatatttaATCGGTTAAAATCCAAATcccttaaaaattaatatgtaccatggaaaatttttttttttttttttttttttttttttttttttaatacaaaacaattaaaaaatataaaaaaatggtttatttCCCAATACccatataaattattaaaatgccACAAGAGAAACTACTTGGTTTGAtaccaaaaattatttttaatgataattatgAATCAAAACTTATTATAAATGGATCTTCTTTAAAAACAATGTCAAAAGAAGATATAAATGatttgttaataaaattaattaaaataaatgaaattatggatgaaataatattaacaattaataaagatacaacaaatcattttaatttaattcaagAAAATAGAGAACAATTAGAAAATGTTACTAAAGAACTTTGGGTCATCAAAAATGACGAAAAAGAGAATCAACAAAACCCTTTTAAGAGATCATGGCTTGGTCgtgttattttttaaaaaaattaaaagtaaaatataataatcataatgctttcaatcatttaaataataaaaaaatgattatttttttaaatttttttatcttttttaaagaccattaattcaaattaaaatataataattatgattttaatcatttgaaattaaaaaaatggcctagttcatttttatttaaattttttttgagatttattttaattttctttattagcaattaattctaattgctcgtgatatataaaaaataaacaaattgaacTATAAAAATTTTCAGTTTCTATATTTCCAATACAAAATGAAGAATTGAGTGGGAATTTTGAAAAGgtttcaaaataatcaatttcaaaaatacgGAAATTGATGTTTGACTTTTTATCCAAATTTGGacattttatttcaaataatttattatcgaTCCTAAAAAAATATGACCCTTTGAGTTCTACTCTTTTTGAACTAGTTTGTTCTGATCTTGGATCGCAATACAAAAAATCAtctttaattgtaatttaaatataatttctaCTATAAAACGCAGCCACTTTAATTTCATACGATACTTTTTCATGTCCAGTCATAATATAAGTAaact
It includes:
- a CDS encoding GCN5-related N-acetyltransferase is translated as MKTIKIIGPNFNLKELTDVFNFSFSDYVIKFVLTEESLSQKIQGDGISMDHSIGIYNENDENKLEGFVLLAPDNFKNPTKLYNSATGVIPTARGNKLIEKSISQMKSTFKENGIKSIVLEVIQTNPRAIKVYENCGFKITRELHSYKGDLNRDSLLKYLNSNNENDIIIEKVENLTEDIINFIENDDPQQQQPRMNPSWSNTNQVIQREFSMGFNKIWIAKDNKTNKIIGFLSIHSQSQRIRQVYVTPTFRNKNVATKLFYTMSNEFQSINFNASNIEEGYENLKNFFNKRIGLDFWVSQFEMELIL